From the Parafrankia discariae genome, the window GGGAAGACCTTGGTGAGCCCCGTGATCCTGAAGATCTTGAGGATACGTTCCTGGGTGCAGACCAGGTGCAGCGAGCCCTCGTGGGCACGCACCCGCTTGAGCCCGCCGACCAGGACACCGAGGCCGGTGGAGTCGAGGAACTCCACCCCCTCCATGTCGACCACCAGGTGGTACGACCCGGCCGAGACCAGGTCGATGAGCTGCTCGCGAAGCTTGGGGGCGGTGTAAACATCGATCTCGCCGCCCACCACGACGACCGTGTGGGTCCCCTCCTGGCGAGTCGTGAGGGACAGATCCACGGATCCTCCTAGTGGTTCTTCCCGGCGCCCGCGCCTCGGGCGACCGACATCACGGCGGCACTACCCTCCCATGAGGAGGATCAATCCGATGGCCCGCGACACAGATGGCGAGCCGGTATTCGGCGCCGCCGACGGATGAATCGGCCCGGTGTTTGAAGCGACCCGGTGTTGCTCCTCGCTCATCCGATGGCGACGCATCTCG encodes:
- a CDS encoding STAS domain-containing protein; its protein translation is MDLSLTTRQEGTHTVVVVGGEIDVYTAPKLREQLIDLVSAGSYHLVVDMEGVEFLDSTGLGVLVGGLKRVRAHEGSLHLVCTQERILKIFRITGLTKVFPIHSSVEEALAARD